One segment of Anatilimnocola aggregata DNA contains the following:
- the uvrB gene encoding excinuclease ABC subunit UvrB, which translates to MSEASWQRLPLQKGSASVGFRIHRPYEPAGDQPAAIEALTNGLKAGRRSQVLMGVTGSGKTFTMANVIENIQRPTLVISHNKTLAAQLYGEFKEFFPNNAVHYFVSYYDYYQPEAYIPQRDIYIEKDASINQELDRLRLATTSSLVSREDVIIVASVSCIYGLGSPQDYKAMMVGLTVGQVIDRDEMLKKLVDIQYDRNDISFERCKIRVRGDCVEVWPSYEEYAYRIEFWGDEVEKLSIINPTSGETISQHSQLVIYPAKHFVMAEDRIAAAIDAIKLELDERLNQLREQGKLLEAQRLSARTRFDLEMLQEVGHCPGIENYSRPLSGRPPGSTPDTLYEFFPKDYLLIIDESHVTIPQIRAMYNGDRARKSTLVEHGFRLPSALDNRPMKFEEWEQKINQVVFVSATPNDYELNATGGEVVEQIIRPTGLLDPIVEIQPARGQVPHLLEQVRERAAAGERVLVTALTKRLAEDLSAYLVEQKVACKWLHSELDAFERVELLRDLRQGHFDCLVGVNLLREGLDLPEVSLVAILDADKEGFLRSETSLIQTIGRAARNVNAKVILYADKMTESMRLAIDETRRRREIQEAYNLEHGITPETVKKNIRQGIEEAVSAHRKANEAIGRTDEAEIVTQEYLNELEAEMMAAAEAMEFERAAVLRDRITQMQDSIGEKVSDVKIEGPQSRGKRRGGKGGSRVPRPKKGV; encoded by the coding sequence TTGTCAGAAGCATCTTGGCAGCGTTTGCCTCTCCAGAAAGGTTCGGCCAGCGTGGGTTTTCGCATTCATCGCCCTTATGAACCCGCCGGCGATCAGCCGGCAGCCATCGAAGCACTTACGAACGGTTTGAAAGCAGGCAGGCGGTCGCAAGTCCTGATGGGTGTGACGGGGTCGGGCAAGACGTTCACAATGGCGAACGTCATCGAGAATATTCAACGGCCGACACTCGTCATTTCGCATAACAAGACGCTGGCCGCGCAGTTGTACGGCGAATTCAAAGAGTTCTTTCCCAACAACGCCGTTCATTACTTCGTCAGCTATTACGACTACTATCAGCCCGAAGCGTACATTCCGCAGCGCGATATCTACATCGAAAAAGACGCTTCGATCAATCAGGAACTCGACCGGTTGCGACTGGCCACTACCAGTTCGCTGGTGAGTCGCGAAGACGTGATTATCGTCGCCAGCGTGTCGTGCATTTACGGCTTGGGTTCGCCCCAGGATTACAAGGCGATGATGGTCGGGCTGACAGTCGGCCAGGTGATCGACCGGGACGAGATGCTGAAGAAGCTGGTCGATATTCAATACGACCGGAACGACATTTCGTTCGAGCGCTGCAAGATTCGTGTCCGCGGCGATTGCGTGGAAGTCTGGCCTTCGTACGAGGAATACGCCTACCGCATTGAGTTCTGGGGGGACGAAGTCGAGAAGCTGTCGATCATTAATCCCACCAGTGGCGAGACCATTTCGCAGCACTCGCAGCTGGTGATTTATCCGGCCAAGCACTTTGTGATGGCCGAAGATCGCATCGCAGCGGCTATCGATGCGATCAAGCTGGAACTCGACGAACGGCTGAATCAGTTGCGCGAGCAAGGAAAACTGCTCGAAGCTCAACGGTTAAGCGCGCGAACACGGTTCGATCTCGAAATGCTGCAGGAAGTGGGACATTGCCCGGGCATCGAGAACTACAGCCGGCCCCTCTCGGGTCGGCCACCGGGTTCGACACCGGACACGCTCTATGAGTTCTTTCCCAAGGACTATCTGCTAATCATCGACGAGTCGCACGTGACGATTCCCCAGATTCGGGCGATGTACAACGGCGACCGCGCGCGCAAATCGACCTTGGTCGAGCACGGCTTTCGCTTGCCCAGCGCGCTCGACAATCGGCCCATGAAGTTTGAGGAATGGGAACAAAAGATTAATCAGGTCGTGTTCGTTTCGGCCACACCCAACGATTACGAACTGAACGCGACCGGTGGTGAAGTGGTCGAACAAATCATTCGCCCGACGGGTCTGCTCGATCCGATTGTCGAAATTCAGCCCGCCCGCGGGCAGGTCCCCCATCTACTCGAACAGGTTCGCGAGCGAGCAGCGGCCGGCGAGCGGGTGCTGGTCACGGCGCTTACGAAACGCCTGGCAGAAGACTTGTCCGCCTATCTCGTGGAGCAAAAGGTAGCGTGCAAGTGGCTGCACAGCGAACTCGATGCCTTCGAGCGGGTGGAACTGCTTCGCGATCTGCGGCAGGGACATTTCGATTGCCTGGTGGGTGTGAATCTGCTCCGCGAAGGTCTCGACTTGCCCGAAGTTTCGCTAGTCGCGATTCTCGATGCGGACAAGGAGGGCTTTCTCCGCAGCGAGACGTCCCTGATTCAAACGATTGGCCGCGCAGCTCGTAACGTGAATGCGAAGGTCATTCTGTATGCCGATAAGATGACCGAATCGATGCGGCTGGCGATCGACGAGACGCGTCGCCGGCGCGAGATTCAGGAAGCGTATAACCTGGAGCATGGCATCACCCCCGAGACGGTGAAGAAGAACATTCGGCAGGGTATCGAAGAAGCCGTTTCGGCCCATCGCAAGGCCAACGAAGCGATCGGTCGGACCGACGAAGCGGAAATCGTGACTCAGGAATATCTCAACGAGCTCGAAGCCGAAATGATGGCAGCTGCCGAGGCGATGGAGTTTGAGCGGGCCGCAGTCTTGCGCGATCGAATCACGCAGATGCAGGACTCGATTGGCGAAAAAGTGAGCGACGTCAAAATCGAGGGCCCACAGTCGCGCGGCAAACGACGCGGCGGCAAGGGGGGCTCGCGCGTGCCGAGGCCGAAGAAGGGGGTTTAG